From one Agathobaculum sp. NTUH-O15-33 genomic stretch:
- a CDS encoding sensor histidine kinase, with amino-acid sequence MNIWRDRDNRRYLLLLFLLCVMLAAAALLFCRVQTQRMQAQLVFHDQAVAGALLERNVPPETVAAALTGEGDAGQGRALLRQLGLSEKTPPWLLAPVRDFSAGLYRTALTGTLLAAAALWSLALLFLRRQARSLQDATRVVRHFSHGDFDTHLPRSDEGALSRLYAAVDQLATALQAQNTRAHQSKEFLKDTISDISHQLKTPLAALCMYNEIIAGEPGNSAAVETFSGKSALALGRIEQLIDALLKITRLDAGSIVFEKAPHTALSLYRLATEELTTRAALEQKELTWQGDPEQPICCDLIWTAEALGNLIKNALDHTVAGGHIRVAWERSPLMLRLSVADDGGGVAPEDLHHIFKRFYRSAHASDRPGVGLGLPLAKTIFERQGGVLSVHSTPGEGTVFSVSFLTEP; translated from the coding sequence GACGCAGCGCATGCAGGCGCAGCTGGTTTTTCATGATCAGGCCGTGGCCGGCGCGCTGCTGGAACGGAATGTGCCGCCCGAAACGGTGGCTGCCGCGCTTACCGGCGAAGGGGACGCGGGACAGGGCCGCGCTTTGCTGCGGCAGCTGGGTCTTAGCGAAAAAACGCCGCCTTGGCTGCTTGCGCCGGTACGGGATTTTTCCGCGGGGCTATACCGTACCGCCCTGACCGGCACGCTGCTTGCCGCGGCGGCGCTTTGGTCGCTCGCGCTGCTGTTTTTGCGGCGGCAAGCGCGCTCGCTTCAGGACGCGACCCGCGTCGTGCGGCACTTTTCCCATGGCGATTTTGACACGCACCTGCCCCGCAGCGATGAAGGGGCGCTTTCACGGCTTTACGCCGCGGTCGATCAGTTGGCGACAGCCTTGCAGGCGCAGAACACCCGCGCGCACCAGTCCAAAGAGTTTTTAAAGGATACGATCTCCGATATCTCGCACCAGTTAAAAACACCGCTGGCGGCGCTCTGCATGTACAACGAGATCATTGCGGGCGAACCCGGCAACAGCGCGGCCGTAGAGACCTTTTCCGGCAAGTCCGCGCTGGCGCTTGGCCGCATCGAGCAGCTGATCGACGCGCTTTTGAAGATTACCCGGCTGGACGCAGGCAGCATTGTCTTTGAAAAAGCGCCGCACACGGCGCTTTCGCTATACCGGCTTGCCACGGAGGAGCTGACCACGAGGGCCGCGCTTGAGCAAAAAGAACTCACATGGCAGGGCGATCCTGAGCAGCCGATCTGCTGCGACCTGATCTGGACGGCCGAAGCCCTTGGCAATCTGATCAAAAACGCGTTAGATCACACGGTGGCGGGCGGCCATATTCGCGTTGCGTGGGAGCGCTCGCCCCTGATGCTGCGCCTTTCCGTCGCGGACGACGGCGGCGGCGTCGCCCCCGAGGACCTGCACCATATTTTCAAGCGGTTTTACCGCAGCGCGCACGCGTCGGACCGGCCGGGCGTGGGCCTCGGCCTGCCGCTGGCCAAAACAATTTTTGAGCGGCAGGGCGGCGTTCTTTCCGTTCACAGCACGCCCGGCGAGGGAACGGTCTTTTCCGTTTCGTTTCTTACGGAACCGTAA
- a CDS encoding ABC transporter ATP-binding protein, with the protein MNTLQVENLCKTYGKGEARVDALQNVTFSLEKGEFATVIGESGSGKSTLLNCIGGLDTPTSGTIRLDGEELFAMKEQERTIFRRRNIGFVFQSFQLVSELTVEQNIAFPLLLDYQKPDQDRIDELLQVLGLTDRRRHLPSQLSGGQQQRVAIGRALVMQPMLILADEPTGNLDSKNSQDVIELLVQASRRYQQTILMITHNVGLTSSADRVLRVTDGVLTDLGGVRA; encoded by the coding sequence ATGAATACCTTACAAGTTGAAAACCTATGCAAAACCTACGGCAAAGGAGAAGCAAGGGTGGATGCCCTGCAAAACGTTACCTTTTCCTTAGAGAAGGGCGAGTTCGCCACGGTAATCGGCGAATCCGGTTCCGGCAAAAGCACGCTGCTCAACTGTATCGGCGGGCTGGACACGCCGACCTCCGGCACGATCCGATTGGACGGCGAAGAGCTGTTCGCCATGAAGGAGCAGGAACGAACGATCTTCCGGCGGCGCAATATCGGCTTTGTCTTTCAGTCCTTCCAGCTGGTCAGCGAGCTGACCGTGGAGCAGAACATCGCCTTTCCGCTGTTGCTGGACTACCAAAAGCCGGATCAGGATCGGATCGACGAGCTTTTGCAGGTTCTGGGGCTGACCGACCGGCGGCGGCATTTGCCAAGCCAGCTTTCCGGCGGCCAACAGCAGCGGGTCGCCATCGGCCGCGCGCTGGTGATGCAGCCCATGCTGATCCTCGCGGACGAGCCAACCGGCAATCTGGACAGCAAAAACAGTCAGGATGTGATCGAGCTGCTCGTGCAGGCTTCGCGCCGCTACCAGCAAACCATTTTGATGATCACGCACAACGTGGGGCTGACCTCGTCCGCCGACCGGGTGCTGCGGGTGACGGACGGCGTGCTGACCGATCTCGGCGGGGTGCGGGCATGA
- a CDS encoding ABC transporter permease has product MKSYLSLVPIAAKVHRKANRMSLLCIALAVLLVTAIFGMADMFLRSQLIQTRQSDGNWHVAFKNLSDEQAAIIAARPDVASSSWYDILNYQAETDYSIGGKAAAICGLDESFLTDLYPDAGIIEGRFPSDEAEAVLTQNAKKALRLQIGDTVRVQTPNGPLSLTVSGFADDTAMMLRYDAYGVFVSTAQFRAIRPAADTGEGLFYVQLSGRCNMQKAIADIQAQLSIPDADAPQNTRLLGLLGQSSDPFMLQIYLTAAALFVLVLIAGVMMIASSLNSNVAQRTQFFGMLRCVGATPKQVIRLVRTEALAWCRLAIPAGIVIGVVLIWLLCALLRGLSPYFFAGMPVFAVSLPSILAGIVVGLLTVLLAARSPAKRAARVSPLTAVSGNADTAAPVRKAAGTRRLRVDTALGVHHAGSNRKNFILMGGSFALSIILFLSFSVLIAFMNHAVTPLAPSTPDLSIVSRDQTRAVSETVLKKLSQNPAVERVYGRMFAFDLPATVGETDSTIDLISYEQHQFQWAEDALLEGSVRQAVERRDAALTVYTPTNPLRVGDVLTVESGGRTRTLEITGVLSTSPFNGAGGFGSVLCSEQTFQELIGGQGYTVIDMQLAKNAQEGDVAAIRALAGDDLMFSDRRANNAEVKGAYYAFALFVFGFLALIALITVLHIVNSVSMSVSARMKQYGAMRAIGMDARQLVRMVAAEAATYALFGITAGCIIGLPVHKLLFERLVSFRWGDVWQLPLGTLGIIAAIVLFTSLLAVCGPAKRIRQMSIVDTISAL; this is encoded by the coding sequence ATGAAAAGCTATCTATCCCTGGTGCCCATTGCCGCAAAGGTGCACCGAAAAGCGAACCGCATGTCGCTTCTGTGTATCGCGCTGGCGGTGCTGCTCGTCACGGCCATTTTCGGCATGGCCGACATGTTCCTGCGCAGCCAGCTCATCCAGACCCGCCAAAGCGACGGCAACTGGCATGTGGCGTTTAAAAACCTGAGCGACGAGCAGGCCGCCATCATTGCCGCACGGCCCGACGTCGCGAGCAGCTCGTGGTACGATATTCTGAATTATCAGGCGGAAACAGATTATTCGATCGGCGGCAAGGCGGCCGCCATCTGCGGGCTGGACGAAAGTTTTTTGACCGATCTTTACCCGGACGCGGGCATCATCGAAGGGCGCTTCCCCTCGGACGAAGCGGAGGCGGTGCTGACTCAAAACGCGAAAAAAGCGCTGCGCCTGCAAATTGGGGATACGGTGCGCGTACAAACGCCGAACGGCCCGCTTTCGCTCACCGTCTCCGGCTTCGCGGACGATACCGCCATGATGCTGCGATACGACGCCTACGGCGTGTTTGTTTCCACAGCGCAGTTCCGCGCGATCCGCCCGGCGGCGGACACCGGCGAAGGGCTGTTTTACGTGCAGCTTTCGGGCCGGTGCAATATGCAAAAGGCCATTGCCGATATTCAAGCGCAGCTGAGCATTCCCGATGCGGACGCGCCGCAAAACACCCGGCTGCTCGGCCTGCTCGGCCAAAGCAGCGATCCCTTTATGCTGCAAATTTACCTGACGGCCGCGGCGCTTTTCGTCTTGGTGCTGATCGCGGGCGTGATGATGATCGCGAGCAGCCTGAACAGCAACGTGGCGCAGCGCACCCAGTTTTTCGGCATGCTGCGCTGTGTCGGCGCGACGCCGAAGCAGGTGATCCGTCTGGTGCGCACAGAAGCGCTTGCTTGGTGCCGGCTAGCCATACCCGCCGGCATTGTCATCGGCGTGGTCCTCATTTGGCTTCTGTGCGCGCTTTTGCGCGGGCTCAGTCCCTACTTTTTCGCGGGCATGCCGGTCTTTGCCGTAAGCCTGCCCAGCATCTTGGCGGGCATCGTGGTCGGACTGCTGACGGTTTTGCTGGCCGCCCGCTCACCGGCCAAACGCGCGGCGCGCGTATCCCCGCTGACGGCGGTCTCCGGCAACGCCGACACGGCCGCGCCCGTTCGTAAGGCCGCGGGCACCCGGCGGCTCCGCGTGGATACGGCGCTGGGCGTGCACCATGCCGGGTCCAATCGAAAAAACTTCATCCTCATGGGCGGTTCCTTCGCGCTCAGCATCATTTTGTTCCTGTCGTTTTCAGTTTTGATCGCGTTTATGAACCACGCCGTCACGCCGCTTGCTCCCTCCACGCCCGACCTCTCCATCGTCAGCCGGGATCAGACCCGCGCGGTGAGCGAAACGGTTTTGAAAAAGCTGTCGCAAAATCCCGCGGTGGAGCGCGTGTATGGCCGCATGTTTGCTTTTGACCTGCCCGCGACCGTGGGCGAGACCGATAGCACCATCGACCTGATCTCCTACGAGCAGCACCAGTTCCAATGGGCGGAGGACGCGCTGCTGGAAGGCTCCGTGCGGCAAGCGGTGGAACGGCGGGACGCCGCGCTGACGGTATATACCCCGACCAATCCGCTCCGGGTGGGCGATGTGCTCACAGTGGAGAGCGGCGGCCGGACCCGAACGCTCGAGATCACCGGCGTGCTGTCCACCAGCCCCTTTAACGGCGCCGGCGGCTTTGGCAGCGTGCTCTGTTCCGAACAGACTTTTCAGGAGCTGATCGGCGGGCAAGGCTACACGGTGATCGATATGCAGCTTGCCAAGAACGCGCAAGAGGGCGACGTCGCCGCTATCCGCGCTCTCGCGGGGGATGATCTTATGTTTTCCGACCGGCGTGCGAACAACGCAGAAGTAAAAGGCGCTTATTACGCCTTCGCCCTTTTTGTGTTCGGTTTTCTCGCGCTGATCGCGCTTATCACCGTTTTGCACATCGTCAACAGCGTTTCCATGAGCGTTTCGGCGCGGATGAAGCAGTACGGCGCCATGCGCGCCATCGGTATGGACGCCCGGCAGTTGGTGCGCATGGTTGCCGCCGAAGCCGCGACCTATGCCCTGTTCGGTATTACCGCCGGCTGCATCATCGGGCTACCGGTGCACAAGCTGCTGTTCGAGCGGTTGGTCAGCTTCCGCTGGGGCGACGTCTGGCAGCTGCCGCTCGGCACGCTGGGTATCATCGCAGCGATCGTCCTTTTCACTTCGTTGCTCGCGGTGTGCGGACCGGCTAAGCGTATTCGTCAAATGTCCATCGTCGACACGATCAGCGCGTTATAA
- a CDS encoding type 1 glutamine amidotransferase family protein, producing MFTIYVYVLDTLADWELGYVMAELNSGRFFKEGAPCVSLKTVGDSKEPIQTMGGLTIVPDCLIDDMVVRETSVLLLPGANTWNDPRHGAIIQKASEFLSLGATVCAICGATAALANIGLLDHRPHTSNGPGFLEMVSPGYQGQSFYIDEPSVADGNLITASSTGALLWAKQIIERLGVFGAETLEAWYAYFRTGEPKHFFALMQSLPSGNEN from the coding sequence ATGTTTACAATCTATGTTTATGTTCTTGATACCTTAGCCGACTGGGAGCTCGGGTATGTTATGGCCGAGCTGAATTCCGGTCGGTTTTTCAAAGAGGGCGCGCCGTGTGTATCGCTCAAAACGGTCGGTGACTCAAAAGAGCCGATTCAAACCATGGGCGGCCTGACAATCGTGCCCGACTGCCTAATCGACGATATGGTTGTGCGTGAAACAAGCGTGTTGCTGTTGCCGGGCGCGAACACATGGAACGACCCAAGGCATGGCGCGATCATTCAAAAAGCGAGCGAATTTCTATCGCTAGGCGCTACGGTGTGTGCAATCTGCGGGGCTACCGCTGCACTTGCGAACATTGGCCTACTGGATCATCGCCCGCATACCAGTAATGGGCCGGGTTTTCTCGAAATGGTTTCTCCCGGTTACCAAGGGCAAAGTTTTTATATAGACGAGCCGTCCGTAGCGGATGGCAACCTGATTACTGCAAGTTCCACCGGAGCTTTGCTGTGGGCGAAACAAATAATTGAGCGTTTGGGTGTTTTTGGAGCAGAAACTTTGGAGGCTTGGTACGCATACTTTCGTACCGGCGAGCCAAAGCATTTCTTTGCCCTGATGCAAAGTTTGCCGTCTGGCAATGAAAACTGA
- a CDS encoding helix-turn-helix transcriptional regulator, translating into MKVNRLVSMIMILLDKERIGAQELADLFEVSPRTIYRDIDAINMAGIPIRSISGVGGGFEIMQQYKIDQKVFTTADLSAIMMGLSSLAGMVRGDELVHALAKVKSFIPAERAKDIALKANQINIDLSSWMGNGNIQPYLEMIKTALQQSKLLSFEYIAHHGKKTARTAEPYQLVLKSNHWYLQGYCHKRNDFRLFRLSRMSNLQIQEETFTPRDYPKPTLDSADIFETMQTKIKIRIHQSVLDRVLDFCSYEDLSPDGDAYYIVRFPFIENEYHYDILLGFGDKCECLEPLHIRAEMKRRIHEIAALYEA; encoded by the coding sequence ATGAAAGTGAACAGGCTTGTTAGCATGATTATGATACTACTTGACAAGGAGCGCATCGGCGCGCAGGAATTAGCCGATCTGTTTGAAGTATCGCCCCGCACGATCTACCGCGACATCGACGCTATCAACATGGCGGGAATTCCTATTCGTTCCATATCGGGCGTGGGCGGCGGCTTTGAGATCATGCAGCAATACAAGATTGATCAAAAGGTTTTTACGACTGCCGACCTTTCCGCTATCATGATGGGGCTTTCCAGCCTTGCGGGCATGGTACGAGGTGATGAGCTGGTACACGCCCTTGCGAAAGTAAAGAGTTTTATTCCCGCCGAAAGAGCGAAGGACATTGCACTGAAAGCGAATCAAATTAACATAGATTTAAGCTCATGGATGGGCAATGGGAACATACAGCCTTACTTAGAAATGATCAAAACAGCTTTACAGCAAAGCAAGCTGCTTTCGTTTGAATATATCGCCCACCATGGGAAAAAAACCGCGCGGACCGCCGAGCCGTATCAGCTTGTATTAAAAAGTAATCATTGGTATTTGCAAGGGTATTGCCATAAAAGAAATGACTTCCGCTTATTCAGACTGTCTCGCATGTCCAATCTACAAATACAAGAAGAGACTTTTACACCACGAGATTATCCAAAACCGACTTTAGACAGTGCGGATATTTTTGAAACGATGCAAACTAAAATCAAAATCCGTATTCATCAATCCGTGTTGGATCGGGTGCTTGATTTTTGCTCTTATGAAGATCTTTCGCCAGACGGCGATGCGTATTACATCGTTCGTTTTCCTTTCATAGAGAACGAATACCACTATGATATTCTTCTTGGTTTTGGGGATAAATGCGAGTGCTTGGAGCCGTTACATATCCGCGCGGAAATGAAGCGCAGAATCCATGAAATCGCGGCCCTATACGAAGCCTAA
- a CDS encoding S-layer homology domain-containing protein has translation MKKRLSSIFLICVMVLTMANPAALAVEAELETNPLSQGREAGERKFQASEVDMKRSTANTANQNQVLNAAQYPPTRNDTAVTLDLAAGAIIIETTGYRQGDAYQTYTGSYRLTTKGETANTITVESGTHELILDGVKIKAIDAPAISIEKDASAVITLHGENELTGGPCYAGLHVEVGADVTIDGDGRLIAQGGIVESKSVGTGAGAGIGGNGAQIKDSQVQKWCDFGDITIKGGTIDATGGATHSANYGAGAGIGGGGSTLNQGKLEDLAELEGSITIENGTITASGGADSKGDTWGGAGIGSGGAGNTNQPHRSDIKVTIEGGTVAAKGGSIAAGIGGSNSMDGGRIAITGGQVKAIGSADGYWGGAGIGGGDNSGVKEIKIAGNAQVTAKGGGCAAGIGGGTDRGVDIIQDNASVQPGSITIGGSAIVTAYGAGNGSFGGAGIGAGNSYYNDNGCGTISISDSAKVTAFAGTRAQGIGVGADYGGDDENRLSVSGGVQVWMFNRDTTWPAFWGQNKAGDGITDAYTGNGVATVWYTGSAIPPVDTISDAYSTASGESYKWSHNAARELQILSDGAVVQKGAYPDGFTLGNWAAIFSAETHEVTASVSGAGGTVSPASQSVASGGEAVFTIAREPGYKVDKILVDGADKSEQLDGNTFTLSNVQNNAAISISFTEMTAQDVVDTTDKLPPIKDGEEITEQTKQTILDTKMDYEALSEEEKAAMPETQKEKLHEALSQMSNIEVKVEVQIAGGEQGVFSVPEHQKPALLENMTIEEAAALKSDAAAYKIVVTVAEAKLDAAAESSIQGELNGATAAEKHDVTVKKVMSKNGTDEKTEPISTLVKPIQLEFSIPENLRTPPPQTERTFMLLRTHDQGSGAYTTQVLDGTVDRERWTYVVESDKFSVYTLAYVDTKQDIPTVTAQPSANVTYGTPVTLTVSPTGSGWTYVWYKDANGNGTLDLDTDIKMDGNTSSLTLNDVADSGTYWAQVNTGSDSTVSTAVAVTIHKATPTLSFVPSAESLKGGGSVTLTVGQVPGGGSVAVSCDNSIVVTQNDDGTYSASLPNSNQTYTFTAAYAGDENHNAGTATCTVRVTESGGSSSGSGHRYTVSAGSAQNGAVQVSPENAAKGATVTVRVKPDAGYRLADLTATDSSGNGLKMTDQGGGIFTFAMPGSKVRVQASFVPENAPESELPFVDVDRSDWFYQAVTYVYREGVMSGTTGTIFQPAAPTTRGMIATILHRLEGAPAAAAAAFGDVAAGQYYTDAVAWAAGKGIVMGYGDGSFGPNDPITREQLAAILYRFAGYKGYDVSSTDSLSGFSDSASVSGYAVKAMGWAVQTGLISGMNDGTLRPKDSATRAQAATILTRFMENTNK, from the coding sequence ATGAAGAAACGACTGTCATCGATTTTTCTGATCTGCGTCATGGTTTTGACAATGGCCAACCCCGCCGCGTTGGCGGTGGAAGCCGAATTAGAGACGAATCCGCTGTCGCAAGGTAGAGAAGCGGGAGAACGAAAATTTCAGGCATCGGAAGTTGATATGAAACGGTCAACGGCAAATACCGCAAATCAAAATCAGGTTTTGAACGCGGCCCAGTATCCCCCCACCCGGAACGATACGGCTGTCACACTCGACCTTGCGGCTGGCGCGATTATCATCGAGACGACGGGCTACCGGCAGGGAGACGCGTATCAAACGTATACGGGATCATACAGGCTAACCACAAAAGGTGAGACAGCGAATACGATAACGGTTGAGAGCGGAACGCACGAACTGATCTTGGACGGGGTCAAGATCAAGGCAATAGATGCGCCTGCCATTTCGATCGAGAAGGATGCGTCGGCTGTAATCACGCTGCATGGTGAAAATGAACTCACCGGTGGCCCCTGCTATGCGGGGCTGCACGTGGAGGTGGGCGCTGACGTTACGATTGATGGAGACGGTAGGTTGATCGCGCAGGGCGGAATCGTTGAAAGCAAGAGTGTGGGTACCGGCGCAGGCGCAGGCATCGGCGGCAATGGGGCACAGATCAAAGATTCTCAAGTACAGAAATGGTGCGATTTTGGCGACATTACGATCAAAGGCGGAACGATCGATGCGACGGGCGGAGCAACACACAGTGCCAATTACGGTGCGGGCGCTGGCATTGGCGGCGGCGGCTCTACCTTGAATCAGGGCAAGCTAGAAGACTTAGCGGAGCTGGAAGGTTCTATTACCATAGAAAACGGAACAATTACGGCAAGCGGCGGTGCTGATTCCAAAGGCGATACTTGGGGCGGTGCGGGCATTGGCAGCGGCGGCGCGGGAAACACGAACCAACCGCATAGAAGCGATATTAAAGTGACAATTGAAGGCGGAACTGTAGCGGCCAAAGGCGGTTCAATCGCGGCTGGCATAGGCGGCAGCAATAGCATGGATGGCGGTAGGATCGCGATCACCGGCGGTCAGGTCAAAGCGATTGGAAGTGCTGATGGTTATTGGGGCGGCGCGGGGATCGGCGGCGGTGATAACAGCGGCGTAAAAGAAATTAAGATTGCCGGGAACGCGCAGGTTACGGCAAAGGGCGGCGGCTGTGCCGCAGGTATCGGCGGCGGGACAGACCGCGGTGTAGATATCATACAGGATAATGCAAGTGTCCAGCCGGGATCGATCACGATCGGCGGCAGCGCCATAGTTACTGCGTATGGTGCAGGAAATGGCAGTTTTGGCGGCGCTGGTATTGGAGCGGGGAACAGCTATTATAATGATAACGGCTGTGGCACGATTTCAATTTCAGATTCCGCAAAAGTTACCGCGTTCGCCGGCACAAGGGCGCAAGGTATCGGTGTCGGGGCGGATTACGGGGGCGACGATGAAAACCGGCTGTCCGTCAGCGGCGGCGTACAGGTATGGATGTTTAATCGGGATACGACATGGCCGGCATTTTGGGGACAAAATAAAGCGGGAGACGGCATAACGGATGCGTATACCGGAAATGGCGTCGCTACGGTATGGTATACGGGTAGCGCGATCCCACCTGTGGATACCATATCAGACGCGTATTCCACCGCAAGTGGTGAAAGCTATAAATGGAGCCACAATGCAGCACGTGAACTGCAGATTCTGTCTGATGGGGCAGTGGTACAGAAAGGGGCATATCCGGACGGGTTTACCCTTGGAAACTGGGCGGCGATTTTTTCGGCGGAAACGCATGAGGTGACGGCAAGCGTTTCCGGCGCGGGCGGTACCGTATCCCCCGCGTCGCAGAGCGTAGCGTCCGGCGGTGAAGCTGTCTTTACCATCGCACGTGAGCCGGGCTATAAGGTGGACAAAATTCTGGTGGATGGCGCGGACAAATCCGAGCAGTTAGATGGCAATACATTTACGCTATCCAATGTGCAAAACAACGCCGCGATCAGCATCAGTTTCACCGAAATGACGGCACAGGATGTGGTGGACACCACGGATAAATTGCCACCGATCAAGGACGGCGAAGAGATCACAGAGCAAACCAAACAAACCATTCTAGATACCAAAATGGATTACGAGGCCTTATCCGAAGAGGAAAAAGCGGCCATGCCCGAAACGCAGAAAGAAAAGCTGCATGAAGCGCTGTCACAGATGTCGAACATCGAGGTCAAGGTCGAAGTGCAGATCGCGGGCGGTGAGCAAGGCGTGTTTTCGGTTCCGGAGCATCAAAAGCCTGCGTTGCTGGAAAACATGACGATAGAAGAGGCGGCGGCGCTCAAATCCGACGCGGCGGCGTACAAAATCGTTGTGACCGTTGCGGAGGCCAAGCTGGATGCAGCCGCGGAAAGCTCCATTCAAGGGGAACTGAATGGCGCTACGGCGGCAGAAAAGCACGACGTGACGGTGAAGAAGGTCATGAGCAAGAATGGAACGGACGAAAAGACGGAACCCATCAGCACATTGGTAAAACCAATCCAGTTGGAGTTTTCCATTCCCGAAAATCTCCGCACGCCGCCCCCGCAAACGGAGCGTACCTTTATGCTGCTGCGCACCCATGACCAAGGGAGCGGCGCCTATACCACACAGGTACTGGACGGCACGGTAGACCGGGAACGCTGGACCTACGTGGTGGAAAGCGATAAGTTTTCCGTATATACGCTGGCGTATGTGGATACCAAACAGGATATTCCCACGGTCACCGCCCAGCCGTCTGCGAACGTGACCTATGGCACCCCGGTCACACTGACCGTTTCCCCCACCGGCAGCGGCTGGACGTATGTCTGGTATAAGGATGCGAATGGAAATGGTACGCTTGACCTTGATACAGATATAAAAATGGACGGCAACACGAGTTCGCTTACCCTAAACGATGTTGCCGACAGCGGCACCTACTGGGCGCAGGTGAACACCGGTTCAGATTCGACCGTCAGCACCGCCGTGGCGGTGACGATCCATAAGGCGACGCCTACGCTGTCTTTCGTTCCGTCCGCCGAATCGTTGAAAGGCGGCGGCTCCGTGACCCTTACGGTTGGGCAGGTGCCGGGCGGCGGCTCCGTCGCGGTGTCCTGCGACAATTCTATCGTAGTCACCCAAAACGATGACGGCACCTATTCGGCGTCCCTGCCTAACAGCAACCAGACCTATACCTTTACCGCTGCCTATGCGGGTGATGAGAACCACAACGCGGGCACCGCCACCTGCACGGTGCGCGTAACGGAGAGCGGCGGCTCCTCCAGTGGCTCCGGCCACCGCTACACGGTAAGCGCGGGCAGCGCCCAAAACGGCGCGGTACAGGTCAGCCCTGAAAACGCGGCAAAAGGCGCTACCGTAACGGTACGCGTCAAGCCGGACGCGGGGTATCGGCTTGCGGATTTGACCGCGACCGACAGCAGCGGCAACGGGCTGAAAATGACCGATCAGGGCGGCGGAATATTCACCTTTGCCATGCCGGGGTCCAAGGTACGGGTCCAAGCGTCCTTTGTTCCCGAAAACGCGCCGGAAAGCGAACTGCCATTCGTTGACGTGGACCGGAGCGATTGGTTCTATCAAGCGGTGACATATGTCTATCGAGAAGGCGTGATGTCCGGCACCACCGGTACCATTTTTCAACCGGCTGCTCCTACGACCAGAGGCATGATCGCTACCATTCTCCACCGGCTGGAGGGCGCCCCGGCTGCCGCCGCCGCTGCTTTTGGCGACGTAGCGGCTGGCCAGTACTATACCGATGCCGTGGCATGGGCCGCTGGCAAGGGGATTGTGATGGGCTATGGCGACGGTAGCTTCGGTCCCAATGACCCCATCACCCGCGAACAGTTGGCGGCGATCCTGTATCGCTTCGCCGGGTATAAGGGCTATGACGTGTCCTCTACCGATTCTCTGTCCGGCTTTTCGGATTCGGCCAGCGTCAGCGGTTACGCCGTCAAGGCCATGGGCTGGGCGGTACAGACCGGCTTGATCAGCGGTATGAACGACGGGACCCTGCGCCCGAAGGACAGCGCCACCCGGGCTCAAGCAGCCACGATTCTGACGCGGTTCATGGAAAACACCAACAAATAA
- a CDS encoding tyrosine-type recombinase/integrase — MFDLEELKLTEEQITIFGRYLQREEQRLGTREKYCRDLRAFAAWLGARRVTKEAVTHWKEHLTAARYAPVTVNSMLASVHAFLRFAGRSECRVKYLKLQRRLFRDSRRELTREEYRRLVDTAHTLGRERLALVMETMGATGIRVSEVRYITVEAAQIGRAEVSLKGKIRTILLPGKLCRKLLKYARHKKIAFGEIFLTKDGGSLSRKQIWAEMKALCKRAGVEASKVFPHNLRHLFATTFYRACKDIARLADMLGHSSIETTRIYLVSTGVEHSRQLERLGLVI, encoded by the coding sequence GTGTTCGACTTGGAAGAACTGAAATTGACAGAAGAGCAAATAACGATCTTTGGCCGGTATCTGCAAAGGGAAGAACAACGCTTAGGCACGCGGGAAAAGTATTGCCGGGATCTGCGGGCTTTTGCCGCATGGCTGGGTGCGCGGCGCGTCACTAAGGAGGCGGTAACGCATTGGAAGGAGCATCTGACGGCAGCGCGATACGCACCGGTGACCGTTAATTCCATGCTGGCCTCCGTGCACGCTTTTCTTCGCTTTGCCGGGCGGAGCGAATGCCGGGTGAAGTACCTGAAGCTTCAGCGGCGGCTGTTCCGGGATTCCCGCCGGGAGCTGACGCGGGAGGAATACCGCCGTTTGGTGGATACAGCCCACACATTGGGCCGGGAGCGGCTGGCTTTGGTGATGGAGACCATGGGGGCCACCGGCATCCGGGTCAGCGAGGTACGGTATATTACCGTGGAGGCAGCCCAGATAGGCCGAGCGGAGGTTTCACTCAAGGGAAAGATCCGCACCATTCTTCTGCCCGGCAAGCTATGCCGTAAGCTGCTGAAATACGCCAGACACAAAAAAATCGCCTTTGGCGAAATTTTTCTCACCAAAGACGGCGGCAGTTTATCCAGAAAGCAAATTTGGGCAGAGATGAAAGCGCTGTGCAAAAGGGCGGGAGTGGAGGCATCCAAGGTATTCCCGCACAACCTGCGGCACTTGTTCGCCACGACGTTCTACCGGGCCTGCAAGGACATTGCCAGACTGGCCGACATGCTGGGCCATAGTTCTATTGAGACGACCCGCATCTACCTCGTTTCGACCGGAGTGGAACATTCCAGACAGTTGGAACGGCTGGGATTGGTAATATAG